A single genomic interval of Helicoverpa armigera isolate CAAS_96S chromosome 13, ASM3070526v1, whole genome shotgun sequence harbors:
- the LOC110376160 gene encoding uncharacterized protein LOC110376160 — translation MVARGRGRMLSILFSALLLGRAIAVRGHAEVRVELQMERWAARGGAVRLRCVHDVPAHLLDKVVFLRHGTKIFQYIRDRKPPYRNFTTPGAVLNIALATENSIILQNLDFAASGSYSCEVSLDTPIFTKASTEKQLTVFHPQKHHPRIDFPTRYLSFGETLRANCTTAPALPAPHITWFINGRKMDELVAHSHKFRVPMSERNGRRGLQRTFEYEAGFSSPPPLLTLTHASHVATRPPGCSLKETQMAEIKEHEELNVIHMSSRHKSRKPGKRDLYVTVSELQIVATGRLEITCVSTIPEFRSIEDKFADVRNDTVIVDVIKPSTLAQPSANLTKADSSTSGTPRKSKNLYSTLMCIILICLLTVA, via the exons TTCGTGGGCACGCAGAGGTGCGCGTGGAGTTACAAATGGAGCGgtgggcggcgcgcggcggcgcggtgcggctGCGGTGCGTGCACGACGTGCCGGCCCATCTGCTTGACAAAGTGGTCTTCCTCCGGCACGGCACCAAAATCTTCCAGTACATTAGAGACAGGAAACCGCCTTATAGAAACTTTACTACCCCCGGAGCCGTGCTCAAC ATCGCCTTAGCTACGGAAAACTCTATAATCCTGCAGAACTTGGATTTCGCAGCGAGTGGCAGCTACTCGTGCGAGGTGTCACTCGACACACCTATCTTCACCAAAGCCTCAACAGAAAAACAACTCACAGTTTTCC ATCCTCAGAAGCATCATCCCAGGATCGACTTCCCCACGCGTTACCTGAGCTTCGGGGAGACCCTGCGCGCTAACTGCACTACAGCACCCGCACTGCCCGCCCCTCACATAACATGGTTCATCAATGGAAGAAAG ATGGACGAGTTAGTGGCCCACTCACACAAGTTCCGCGTGCCCATGAGCGAGCGCAACGGTCGCCGAGGCTTGCAGAGGACCTTCGAGTACGAGGCCGGGTTCAGCAGCCCTCCCCCCCTGTTGACTCTCACTCACGCCTCCCACGTCGCCACCAGACCACCCGGCTGCAGTTTGAAGGAAACTCAG ATGGCCGAAATAAAAGAACATGAAGAGCTGAACGTGATCCACATGAGCAGTCGACACAAGAGCCGTAAGCCTGGCAAGAGGGACCTCTACGTCACCGTGTCAGAACTGCAGATAGTAGCCACGGGAAGACTTGAGATCACCTGTGTCAGCACGATACCAGAGTTTAGGAGTATCGAGGATAAGTTCGCTGATGTTAGAAACGATACTGTTATAG TTGACGTGATCAAGCCCTCAACGTTAGCTCAGCCATCCGCCAACCTCACAAAGGCTGACTCCAGTACTTCAGGAACTCCCAGAAAGTCTAAAAACCTATATTCAACTCTAATGTGTATTATCTTAATTTGCTTGCTCACGGTTGCTTGA
- the LOC110376161 gene encoding brachyurin — MRALLLICLFFVGSSWTHGTTTDEPLGWHQKVGIKNAKRIKQLEDPTRSGRIVGGAIAPISAHPYLAGLLIDIVGFSSPSACGGSLLSQNRVLTAAHCWFDGFNQVHRITVVLGSQFLFHGGVRVPASAIAVFPTYDWRTFANDIAMLYLPVQVPLAFDIQPIALPSGPLLHMDYTNQTVIAAGYGRYSDVTNPTTNTMARNVELEVIPLQTCRSFYGDLVLDSNICTNGYGQVGICQGDSGGPLTMNVQGQQVLIGVSSFVARDGCELGYPSAFARVSSYIDWIRVQL, encoded by the coding sequence ATGCGCGCGCTTCTCTTAATCTGTTTATTCTTCGTTGGGTCCTCGTGGACCCACGGAACAACAACTGACGAACCGTTAGGATGGCATCAGAAAGTTGGCATCAAAAATGCCAAGAGGATTAAACAGTTGGAGGATCCCACACGAAGTGGTCGCATCGTCGGAGGAGCTATAGCACCTATCTCCGCTCATCCTTATCTTGCCGGACTCCTCATTGATATCGTTGGATTCTCTTCGCCGTCAGCTTGTGGAGGGTCACTACTTTCTCAAAATAGAGTCCTGACTGCGGCTCATTGCTGGTTCGACGGTTTTAACCAAGTACACCGAATCACCGTCGTCCTGGGCTCACAATTCCTTTTCCATGGAGGCGTAAGAGTACCTGCATCTGCTATTGCCGTATTCCCAACCTATGACTGGAGAACATTCGCCAACGATATTGCAATGTTATATTTGCCAGTTCAAGTTCCTCTTGCTTTTGATATCCAGCCGATAGCTCTGCCATCGGGGCCGCTCTTACACATGGACTATACTAACCAGACAGTCATTGCTGCCGGATACGGACGGTACTCAGACGTAACGAACCCCACCACGAATACCATGGCTAGAAATGTCGAGCTGGAAGTGATACCTCTACAGACATGTCGATCATTCTACGGAGATTTAGTGCTTGATTCTAACATATGCACGAACGGCTACGGGCAGGTTGGTATTTGCCAAGGCGACTCTGGCGGACCGTTGACAATGAACGTTCAAGGACAGCAAGTTCTAATCGGAGTGAGTTCATTTGTAGCTCGTGATGGATGTGAATTAGGATATCCTTCTGCTTTTGCAAGAGTGAGCAGTTACATCGACTGGATTCGGGTACagttataa
- the LOC110376130 gene encoding TBC1 domain family member 23, protein MAGDEDDSTWLIELESALLDGCSAQEINVLTKGKKIPESLRPDVWLLCLRCQDAGNQLLSFDEIFDLSNQNELRDDVKKFVKRLGNDDDDKLSVISDIESIITFYCKSKSINYSSNNGWIEILLPLLSLKLPRSDTYNLFEKVLQLYIPQGCVKNGVPFHILRLILQYHDPELCSFLDTKRITPEQYCLSWLRSLFSGTCSLEVVLFMWDLYFQRSDPFFIFFLCLIMVINAREQLLQMKNEDKDAIIQTLIQMPSDLEANDVSDFCSLAHYYSLKTPLSFREDVLEVLFSETGVEINSKLYSQALCLPVAVHELIESATLDSGNGNDSVKFFLVDCRPAEQYNAGHLSTAFHLDCNLMLQEPSAFNTAVQGLLNAQRQALAAGSLAAGEHLCFVGSGRTEEDSYAHMVVASFLKRNTKHVSMLEGGFVAIHDYFGPHMTDCLEEHNPSTCLVCAPNNNNDGADIHQSKVRDNIPAKQLFSKLSSAMKAKSQEVRGKLIEYIVNPNSTYNSGEWHVSAGDRKEQRYRNVPPVFSINDEDDDSRSDSLRRDYTDSDSLEEIVELQSFLKEHNVVDNFPCQEVLLNGYMHDSYLVVTETHLIVLRDIPNKRGAAKVMSRRPLSTIVKITAKKRHPELITFKYGIPDGDNLLIKDMDRFLIPNASIATKVVSNQIVQQLDSKA, encoded by the exons ATGGCTGGAGACGAAGACGACAGTACAtg gctgaTAGAGTTGGAGTCTGCCCTCCTCGATGGTTGCTCAGCACAAGAAATAAATGTTCTGACCAAAGGCAAGAAGATCCCAGAAAGCTTACGGCCTGATGTCTGGCTTCTCTGTCTGAGATGCCAAGATGCAGGCAATCAGCTGCTTTCATTTGATGAAATATTTGATCTAAGTAATCAAAATGAACTCCGTGACGATGTGAAGAAGTTCGTGAAACGACTTGGAAATGATGACGATGACAAATTGTCAGTTATTTCTGACATTGAATCGATTATAACTTTCTACTGCAAGTCCAAATCTATTAACTACTCTTCAAATAATGGTTGGATTGAAATTTTACTACCATTACTGAGTTTGAAGTTACCAAGGTCTGATACATACAACTTGTTTGAAAAAGTATTACAACTGTACATTCCGCAGGGCTGTGTTAAAAATGGTGTGCCATTTCACATATTGAGATTGATTCTGCAATATCATGATCCAGAACTGTGTTCCTTTTTAGACACAAAACGAATAACTCCAGAGCAATATTGTCTGTCATGGTTAAGATCTCTATTTTCTGGTACATGTAGCTTGGAGGTGGTGTTATTTATGTGGGATTTATATTTCCAAAGGTCTGATCctttcttcatatttttcctTTGCTTGATTATGGTCATCAATGCCAGGGAACAGTTATTGCAAATGAAGAATGAAGATAAAGATGCTATTATTCAAACTTTAATTCAAATGCCTTCTGATCTTGAAGCTAATGATGTGTCTGACTTTTGTTCACTTGCCCATTATTATTCACTTAAGACTCCGCTATCATTCCGTGAAGATGTTTTGGAAGTCTTGTTTTCTGAGACTGGAGttgaaattaattcaaaactGTATTCTCAAGCCCTATGTCTTCCTGTAGCTGTACATGAATTGATTGAAAGTGCTACATTAGATTCTGGAAACGGCAATGATAGTGTGAAGTTCTTTTTGGTTGATTGTCGCCCTGCTGAGCAATATAATGCTGGTCATCTGTCAACAGCATTTCACCTTGACTGTAATTTGATGTTACAAGAGCCCTCAGCATTCAACACAGCAGTTCAAGGTTTGTTGAATGCTCAGAGGCAAGCTCTGGCTGCTGGATCCTTGGCCGCTGGAGAACACCTCTGCTTTGTTGGCTCTGGTAGAACTGAGGAAGACAGTTATGCTCACATGGTGGTAGCATCCttcttaaaaagaaataccAAACATGTTTCTATGCTAGAAGGAGGTTTTGTTGCAATCCATGACTACTTTGGTCCACATATGACTGATTGCTTGGAGGAGCACAACCCATCTACTTGTTTAGTCTGTGCACCTAATAATAACAATGATGGTGCAGATATACACCAAAGTAAGGTGAGAGATAATATACCAGCAAAACAGTTATTTAGCAAGTTGTCATCTGCAATGAAAGCCAAGAGCCAAGAAGTGAGAGGTAAGTTAATTGAATATATTGTGAATCCAAATTCCACATATAACAGTGGGGAGTGGCATGTGTCTGCTGGAGACAGAAAGGAACAAAGATATAGAAATGTCCCTCCAGTGTTTAGCATCAATGACGAAGACGACGATTCAAGGTCAGACAGTCTAAGACGAGACTACACTGATTCAGATTCTTTAGAAGAGATAGTTGAGTTGCAATCCTTCCTGAAGGAGCATAATGTCGTTGACAATTTCCCCTGTCAGGAAGTTCTGCTTAATGGCTACATGCATGATTCTTACTTAGTAGTTACTGAAACACATTTGATTGTTTTGCGTGACATTCCGAACAAGCGAGGTGCTGCGAAAGTTATGTCTAGAAGACCTTTGTCCACTATTGTTAAAATCACTGCTAAAAAGAGGCACCCTGAATTAATTACTTTCAAGTATGGTATACCAGATGGGGACAATCTCTTGATAAAAGACATGGACCGCTTCCTTATTCCAAATGCTTCCATCGCCACGAAAGTAGTTTCTAATCAAATAGTTCAACAGTTGGATAGCAAAGCttaa